Sequence from the Maribellus comscasis genome:
ATTGTAATTTATAAATTACTTCTGGCTGTTTTTTGCATCAATACTTAATGTAGCATGTGGCACGGCACGCAACCTCTCTTTGGAAATCAACTTTCCTGTTTCCCGACAAATACCGTATGTTTTATTTTCAATGCGAACCAAAGCAGCCTGCAAATGCTGAATAAATTTTAGCTGACGTTGAGCCAGTTTCCCGGCTTCTTCTTTTGACAATGTAGCAGCTCCTTCTTCCAATACTTTGAAGGTTGGCGAAGTGTCCTGCGTATCATTCCCGTCGCCAAGAGTAATGGAATTTCTGTACATCTCATAATCTTCCTGAGCTTTTTTAAGCTTTTTCTGAATGAGCTCTCTGAATTCCTTTAACTCTTCATCTGAATATCTGTTTTTTTCTCCCATGATAAAAGGGTTTATTAATTTCTTCCCGATTTTTTATTGTGCCCTAATTTAGTAATTTTTTAATACCTAATTTAGGCCAAACAACATATCGTTAGTTCAATCTTTCTACAAGAATTTGCGTTACAACATCCTTGTCAATTTCAACTTCTTTGGCATCAGTATTCTCCAAATTTTCAACCAATTTAAGATCGTTTGCCAAAGTTTGTGTGCAAATATAATCTTTATGACTTAAAACGGCATCATTTATTTTTTCGTGCTTTTCAATCACAAGATTTATTCTGTCAGTTACTTCAAAATTGCTTTCTTTTCGTAAATTCTGAATTTTATTAATGAACTCACGGGCAATTCCTTCCAGTTTCAGTTCTTCTGTCACATTGATATCCAGCGCAATGGTCATCTGACCTTCGGTTGCCAGTGT
This genomic interval carries:
- a CDS encoding TraR/DksA family transcriptional regulator encodes the protein MGEKNRYSDEELKEFRELIQKKLKKAQEDYEMYRNSITLGDGNDTQDTSPTFKVLEEGAATLSKEEAGKLAQRQLKFIQHLQAALVRIENKTYGICRETGKLISKERLRAVPHATLSIDAKNSQK